The Symphalangus syndactylus isolate Jambi chromosome 8, NHGRI_mSymSyn1-v2.1_pri, whole genome shotgun sequence genome includes a window with the following:
- the LOC129488188 gene encoding cytochrome c oxidase subunit 4 isoform 1, mitochondrial — protein MDRRDHPLPEVAHVKHLSASQKALKEKEKAAWSSLSMDEKVELYRIKFKESFAEMNRGSNEWKTVVGGAMFFIGFTALIIMWQKHYVYGPLPQTFDKEWVAKQTKRMLDMKVNPIQGLASKWDYEKNEWKK, from the exons ATGGATCGTCGTGACCATCCCTTGCCAGAGGTGGCCCATGTCAAGCACCTGTCTGCCAGCCAGAAGGCcttgaaggagaaggagaagg ccGCCTGGAGCAGCCTCTCCATGGATGAGAAAGTCGAGTTGTATCGCATTAAGTTCAAGGAGAGCTTTGCTGAGATGAACAGGGGCTCCAACGAGTGGAAGACGGTTGTGGGCGGTGCCATGTTCTTCATCGGCTTCACCGCGCTCATTATCATGTGGCAGAAGCACTATGTGTACGGCCCCCTCCCGCAAACCTTTGACAAAGAGTGGGTGGCCAAGCAGACCAAGAGGATGCTGGACATGAAGGTGAACCCCATCCAGGGCTTAGCCTCCAAGTGGGACTACGAAAAGAACGAGTGGAAGAAGTGA